AAAGAAACCAAAATATATAGTTAATGTAGATTTAAACATACAAAGAAATTTAGCAACAATATCAGTAAATGAGATAGATTGGAAGAATAAACAAAGCAAGTTAAAGGAAATAACATTTATAAATGGAGAGATAACGAGATTAACATACAAAAGGGATTATCTACTGCATTTAATAAGAATAAAACAAAGATTAACCGGTAGGAAACCAAACAAAGAAGATAACAAATACTTATGGAGAAAAATAAACAACTTAAACAGAGAAATAGCATTGAAAGTGGCAAAAGAGATAGACAAGATAGTGAATAGTGAAGAGTGGAAAGTGGATAGTGAAAAAATAGTAGTATTTGAGAAATTAAAAGGATTAAGGGCAAATAAAGATAAAAGCAAGAAGTTAAACAGAAAACTAAACTATTGGTTAAAAAGCAGAATAATAGATAAAGTAAAAGAAAAAGGATTAGAGAAAGGATATGTAGTAGATGATATATATCCACAATACACATCACAAAGATGCAGTAAATGTGGGGCTATCGGTGAAAGGTTTTCGCCGAATGGTTCTACTGCATTATTTGGGTGTCAATGTTGTGGGTATAAAGTAAATGCAGATGTAAATGCAGTATTTAATCAGTTTTTCATTTACCTGTCCTACTTGCTAAAAGCAGGTAGGGAAGACGGCTCAGTGGTGCCGTTGGGGATTTCTCTGAAAGGTTCTTCAAAAAGAAGGACAAAATCTAAGGGGAGTTCCCGAAAGTCAGCGGTTGTCAATGTTTAACTATGTTTTTTGGCAACTGTTGACACCACCGGCATCTATTTCTAAATCCTTTATAGGAATATATGATGCATAACCATAAATTATTCCAAAATCTTTGTTTAAAATAGCTTTATTATCAACAAGTCCACCATCTAATATAGTAGGAAGAAGTATTGTTCCAAAAGCTGCATTAAATCCGATGCTTCCCTCTTTTGCATCAGAAGATAGATTTAATAGGAAATTTGATACTTTAAACGAGTCGTGATTATTACTACCGGTATTAGTGGAAGCAAAATAACCGGTAGTTACTGCCCCTGCAAAATTTA
Above is a genomic segment from Venenivibrio stagnispumantis containing:
- a CDS encoding zinc ribbon domain-containing protein, giving the protein KKPKYIVNVDLNIQRNLATISVNEIDWKNKQSKLKEITFINGEITRLTYKRDYLLHLIRIKQRLTGRKPNKEDNKYLWRKINNLNREIALKVAKEIDKIVNSEEWKVDSEKIVVFEKLKGLRANKDKSKKLNRKLNYWLKSRIIDKVKEKGLEKGYVVDDIYPQYTSQRCSKCGAIGERFSPNGSTALFGCQCCGYKVNADVNAVFNQFFIYLSYLLKAGREDGSVVPLGISLKGSSKRRTKSKGSSRKSAVVNV